The genomic interval AGCCTATGTCCTGTATCGTTGGCGGTTTCCATGTAAACTACCACACCGAAGCAGGTAAATACGTTCACAACATGGGAATTGTTGAAGGCGGAAATATGGCTATCCTTGCAGGTGTTGGTCCTATGGGCTTAGGTGCTATAGACTATGCTATCCACTGTGACAGAAAGCCTAAATTTATTGCAGTTACAGATATCGACAATGCTCGTATTGAGAGAGCAAAACAGCTTCTTCCCGAGTCCGAAGCTAAGAAAAACGGTGTTGAGCTTGTTTATGTAAATACAAACGAGGTTGAAAATCCCGTTGAGTATCTTAAATCATTAGTTAACGGCGAAGGCTACAACGATGTTTATGTATACGCTCCCGTTGCTCCTGTTGTTGAGATGGGCGATGCTCTTTTAGCTATGGACGGTTGTCTTAACTTCTTTGCAGGTCCTACAAACCCTGCTTTCTCAGCAAACTTCAATTTCTATAACGTTCACTACAGCTTCACACATATTGCCGGCAACACAGGCGGTAACACCGATGATATGAGAGAATCTATCAGAATGATGGAGCAAGGCATTATCAATCCTGCTGCTATGATTACTCACATCGGCGGTCTTGACTGTGCAAAGGAAGCTACTCTTAACCTTCCCAAAATTCCCGGCGGTAAGAAGCTTATCTACACTCAAATTTCTTTACCTTTAACTGCTATTGCAGATTTCGAAGAAAAAGGTAAAACAGATCCTATGTTTGCAGAGCTTGATAAAATTGTTAAGAAAGCAAACGGCTTATGGTGTGCAGAGGCTGAGAAATATCTTCTTGCAAATGCAAAAGCACTTTAATTTCGGTAATTATGTTTGTCAAAGCGCTGAAAAGCGTTTTGACAAACTAAAATAATTATAATTTTGATATCTTATTTGAAAGGAATGTTAACATATGGCATCATTAGTTTTAATGCCTAAGGTTGGTATTACAGTTGAAAGCTGTATTATCACAAAGTGGCACAAGCAAAAAGGCGATGAAGTCAAAGCCGGCGAAATCCTCTTCTCTTATGAGACAGACAAAGCTTCTGTTGATGAAGAAGCAGTTGAATCCGGTATCTTACTTGACATTTTCGCTGTTGAGGGCGACGATGTTCCCTGTCTTGAAGGAATTGCCGTTATAGGTAATGCAGGCGAGGATTATTCAGCTCTTGTTCCCAAGAAAGAAGGAGACGCTCCTGCTGAAGCTCCTGCAGCTCCCGCAGTTGAAGAGGCTCCCAAGGCAGCTCCCGCAGCTCCTGTTGCTCCTGCAGCTCCCGTTGCAGCAACAGTAGTAAACGAAGGCTTTATTAAGATTTCTCCTCGTGCAAAAGCTTTAGCTGCTAAAAAAGGTGTTGATGTAAGAGTTGTTGCTCCTACAGGCCCCTACGGAAGAATTATTGAAAGAGATATTCAGGCTGCTATTGACAACGGTCTTGTTATGACAGGCGCTGCTTTGGCTACAGGTCAGAGCGCTGCAGGTATTACAGGTACAGGCGTTGGCGGCAGAGTTACTATTGAAGACCTTACAACAAGAGAGGTTCCCGCAGCTGTTGCTCCTGCAGCTGTTGCAGCTGATGACAAGGGCGAGGTTGAGGTTGTTAAGTTTACCAATATCCGTAAGGTTATTGCTAAATCAATGCTTAACTCTCTTTCAAGTATGGCTCAGCTTACAAACAGCAGCTCTTTCGATGCTACAAACATAATGAATTACAGAAAAATGCTTAAGGCTACTGACGAAGAGTTAGGTCTTCAGAAGATTACCCTTAATGACATTATGCTTTATGCTGTTTCAAGAACAATCAAAAACCATAAAGATTTAAATGCTTTACTCATCAATGATGAAATGCATTACTACAAGAGTGTTCACTTAGGTATCGCTGTTGATACTCCCAGAGGACTTCTTGTTCCCACACTTTTCAACGCTGATAAGATGTCCCTTGCTGAAATTTCAGTAAAGGCAAAAGCTCTTATCAAAGAAGCTCAGTCCGGAAGCATTTCTCCTGACCTTCTTACAGGCGCTACATTTACCATTACAAATCTCGGCTCTCTCGGCGTAGAAAGCTTTACTCCTGTTATCAATCCTCCTCAAACAGGTATTCTCGGCGTTTGCTCAATAGTTGAGAAACCCAAGATGGTTGACGGACAGATTAAGCTTTATCCTTCAATGGGTCTTTCTCTTACCTACGACCACAGAGCTGTTGACGGTGCTCCTGCTGCTCGTTTCATTCAAGAGCTTAAGAAAAACCTTGAAAACTTTACAGCTCTTTTAGCTCTTTAATTGAAAGGAGAGTATATAATGGAAACTTTTGATTTAATCGTTCTCGGTGGCGGTCCTGCAGGCTATCTTGCAGGTGAGCGCGCAGGTCACGCAGGACTTAAAACTCTTGTAATTGAAAAACGTGCTTTGGGCGGTGTATGTCTTAACGAAGGTTGCGTTCCTTCAAAATCACTGCTTTACAGCGCAAAGATTTTTGACTATTGCAACGGTCACGGTGAAAAATACGGTGTTACCGCTGAAAATGCAAAAATCGACCAAAAGAAAGTAATTGCAAGAAAGAATAAAGTTGTTGCAACACTCGTTGGCGGTGTTGGAATGCAGCTTAAGAAAAACCACGTTACAGTTGAAATGGGAGAGGGTCAAATCCTCGGCAAAACAGCTGAAGGCTTTAAGCTTAAGGTAAACGATAAAGAGTTTATCGGTAAAAAGCTTATCATAGCTACAGGCTCTGAGCCTGTTCTTCCCCCTATTCCCGGTCTTATGGAAGCATACAAATCCGGCTTCGGACTTACAAACAGAGAAGTTCTCGACCTTGAAGTTATCCCCGAAAACTTTGTTGTTATCGGCGGCGGTGTTATAGGTCTTGAAATGGCTTCTTACTTTAATTCCGTAGGAAGCAAAGTAACTGTTATCGAAATGCTTGACCATATTGCAGGTAATACCGACAGAGAAATTTCCTCTATCCTTCAAAAGAACTATGAGAAAAAAGGAATTACCTTTAAGCTTTCCTGTAAGGTTACTTCAATCGGTACAGACAGCGTTGAGTACGAAGAAAACGGCGAGAAGAAAACAGTTAAAGCTGATAAGGTTCTTCTTTCCATCGGCAGACGTCCTGTTACAAAGGGCTTCGGTCTTGAAACTCTTAACGTTGAAATGGACAGAGCTGCTATCAAGACAGACGACCAGGGCAGAACAAACATTTCCGGTCTTTATGCTACAGGTGACGTAAACGGTGTTCTTATGCTTGCTCATACAGCTTACCGTGAAAGTGAAGTTGCTATAAACAACATAACAGGCAAGAAGGATATTATGCGTTACAACGCTATCCCCTCTGTTATCTACACAAACCCTGAGGTTGCTTCTGTAGGTATGACTGAAGAAGCTGCAAAAGCTAAAGGCTACGAAGTTAAAACAGTTACTACAAGTATGATGTTCTCAGGCAGATATGTTGCTGAAAATGAGGGCGGAGACGGCATCTGCAAGCTTGTTGTTGATACAAAGAACAACAGACTTTTAGGTGTTCATATGATAGGTAACTATTCCTCTGAAATTATTTACGGCGCTGCTATGATGATTGAAACCGAAATGAAGATTGATGATATCAAAGAGCTTGTGTTCCCTCATCCTACAGTTTGTGAAATTATCAGAGAAGCTTTGTTTATGATATAACGATTAAAATTTTATTTTAAAATAAAAAAATTAAAGGAGAAATTAAAATGCCAAAGAGTCAACACGTGTCTTATGACAAAATGTTTGAATCAAGAAAAATTACTTTTGCTGAAATTCCTGTTTGTCAGTACAAAAAGACAATTAAGGAAGAGATGAAAGAAGGCAACTACACAAAAGAGGACCTTCTTGGAATTTATGCTGATATGCTTGCTATCCGTGAGTTTGAAGAAATGCTTCAGACAATCAAGAAGGAAGCTAACTACAACGGCAAAAACTTCACATATCCCGGTCCTTCTCACCTTGCTATCGGCGAAGAAGCTACTGCTGTAGGTCAGGCTTACTGCCTCGACGAAAACGACTTTATTTTCGGTACTCACAGAAGCCATCACGAAGTTATCGCAAAAGGTCTTTCTGCTATTAAGAAGCTTTCTGATAAGAAGCTTACCGAAATTATGAAGGGCGTTCAGGGCGGCAGAATTTATGATTTAATCAAATCAAAATCAACTGCTAAAACAACAAAAGCTCTTGCAAAGGATTTCTTCCTTTATGGCCTTATGGCTGAGCTTTTTGCTAAGGATAACGGCTTCTCAAGAGGTTTGGGCGGATCAATGCACGCATTCTTCCTTCCCTTCGGTATTTTCCCCAACAACGCTATCGTTGGTGGCTCTGCTCCTGTAGGTACAGGTGTTGCTTTGTTTAAGAAAGTTAACAAGAAGAAGGGTATCGTTGTTGCTAACGCAGGTGACGGTGCTGCTGCAAGAGGTCCTGTTTACGAGTCAATGAACTTTGCTAATATGGACCAGTTAAGACAGCTTTGGGATAAAGACCACAACGGAGGACTTCCCATTATCTTCAACTTCAACAATAACAGCTACGGTATGGGTGGTCAGACCAGAGGCGAAACAATGGCTTACGGCGACCTTGCTCGTCTTGGCGCTATGGCTGAGAACGGCATGAACGCTGAAAGAGTAGACGGTTGGAATCCTCTTGCTCTTATTGATTGCTACAAGAGAAAGAAGGCTCTTCTTGCTAAGGGTAAGGGTCCTGTTCTTCTTGACGTTGTTACCTATCGTCTTTCCGGTCACTCCACTTCTGACGTTATGACTTACAGAACCAAGGAAGAGCTTGAAGAGTGGAAAGAGTACGATCCTATCGTTAAGTTCCCTGAGTCTCTTCTTAAAGCTAAGGTTGCTACAGAAGCTGAGCTTCAGGCAGTAAGAGATGAAGTTGCTGCTCGTAACAGAGCTATGTTTGAGCTTGCTTCTGACCTTGAAATTTCACCTTATACAGATTACGAAGCTAACCCCAACTTCCTTGAAGACCTTATGTTCTCCAACGAGAAAGTTGAAAAGATGGAAGACAGAGCTTGCGACGTTCTTATTCCTAACAAGGCTGACAATCCCCAGCTTCAGAAAATTGCTCTTAAGGCTCGTTTTGGTCTTGACGCTAACGGCAAGCCTTATTCCAAAGCAAAAGCTTACAACATTCGTGACGGTATCTTCGAGGCTATTCTTGACAAATACTATGTTGATCCTACCCTTATTGCATACGGTGAGGACGTAAGAGACTGGAACGGTGCTTTCTCCGTTTACAGAGGACTTACAGAAGCTATCCCCTATCACAGACTATTCAACTCTCCTATCGCTGAGTCCGCTATCGTTGGTACAGCTGTTGGCTACGGTATGGCAGGCGGTCGTGCTATCGTTGAGCTTATGTATGCTGACTTTATCGGCTGCGCAGGCGACGAAATCTTCAATCAGTTAGCTAAATGGCAGGCTATGAGTGCTGACGGTCTTAAGATGCCCGTTGTTCTTCGTGTTTCCGTTGGTTCTAAATACGGTGCACAGCACTCTCAGGACTGGACTGCTCTTTGCGCACATATCCCCGGACTTAAGGTTGTATTCCCTGTTACTCCTTACGATGCTAAGGGTCTTATGACCTCCGCTCTTAACGGAACTGACCCCGTTGTATTCTTCGAGAGCCAGAGAATTTACGATATGGGCGAGCTCTTCCACAAGGAAGGCGTTCCCGAGGGCAACTATGAAATCGAAATCGGCGAGCCCGACATCAAGAAAGAGGGTAAAGATATCACTATCCTTACAATCGGTGCTACTCTTTACCGTGCTATTGATGCAGCTAAGGAATTAGAAGAGAAATACGGTATTTCCGCTGAAATCATTGACGCTCGCAGCGTTGTTCCTTTCAACTATGAAAAGGTTATCGAGTCTGTTAAGAAGACAGGTAAGATTCTTCTTACTTCCGACGCTGTTGGCCGTGGTTCTATCCTTAACGATATGGCTCGCAACATCACAGAGCTTGCATTTGATTATCTTGATGCTCCTCCTGCAATCGTTGCTTCTGAAAACTGGATTACTCCTGCTTTCGAGTACGATGCTCAGTTCTTCCCGCAGCCTTCTTGGATTTTAGATGCAATCAATGAAAAGCTTATTCCTCTTGCAGGACACGTAAGCACAAAGAACTATACTCCTAATGAGCAGCTCAGAAAGGCTAAGAAGGGCGTTTAATCTTAAATTTCCTCTTTACGCTTAACATTTAATTTTGAGCAGAGCCCAATCCATTTTGTTGGGTTGGGCTCTGCTTTATAAGTATTTAATTGCTTTTGTTTTTAAAAGGAAAGGTTTTCTTGCTATGCTTTTGATTAAAAACGACAATACAGATCCTGCATTTAATCTTGCCTGTGAAGAATATCTACTCTGCACTGTAAAGGAACCTACCTTTACTCTATGGCAAAACAAGCGCAGTATAATTGTCGGAAAAAATCAAAACACCTTGAATGAGATTGATTTACAGTATGTCAAAGAAAATGACATTTCGGTAATACGCCGTTTAACAGGCGGCGGCGCAGTATTTCATGATTTAGGAAATATAAATTATACTTATATTGAGCCTTCTCAATCGGGTAATTTTAATAACTATTCTTATTTTACAAATGACCTTATTGATTATCTCAAAACCTTAAACGTTAATGCTGAGCTTTCCGGCAGAAACGACCTTCTCATTGACGGTAAGAAATTTTGCGGTAATGCCCAATGCATAAAAAACAACAATATTATGCACCACGGCTGTATTCTATACAGCGCTGACCTTTCTACACTTACCAATGCCCTCAAAGTAAATCCCGCTAAAATTCAGAGCAAGGGCATTAAATCTGTCAGTTCACGTGTTACAAATGTTATCGACCATATGAAAAACAAGCTTTCAGCATTTGATTTTCTTAACGGTTTCGAAAGCTTTGTAGCACAGAGACACGGATACACACCTATTTATCTTTCTGAAGCTGAAAAAGCAGAGATTCAAGCTTTAGCTGATTCAAAATACAGCTCTTGGGACTGGAATTTCGGTAATTCTCCCGATTATAATTTTAAAGCTTGTAAAAAATTCGATTTCGGACTTATAGAAATTTATCTTGAAATTGAAAACGGTATCATAACAAAAGCTAAAATCGGAGGAGATTTTTTCGGTAAAAAAGATATTTTTATTATCGAAAATGAAATTATAGGTAAAAAACACGCTATAAATGAATTGACAAAAGCATTAGAAAAGTATAAAATAGACGAGTATATAAGCGGTTGTTCAAACGCAACGCTTTTAACACTACTAATAAATTAAAAACAAGGAGATTTTTAAAATGAGATTATTTATCGACACAGCTAACATTGAAGAAATCAAAACAGCTAACGCTTTAGGAGTTATTTCCGGCGTAACAACTAACCCCTCCATCATCGCAAGAGAAGGCAAAAAATATGAGTCTGCTATCGACGATATAACAGAAATAATGACAGACGGTTATATCTTTGCTGAGGTTACTGCTCTTGATGCTCCTACAATGGTTGAAGAAGGCAAGAAGCTTGCTTCTCTTAACGACAGAATGATTATCAAAATCCCTATGTGTGAAGAAGGTCTTAAGGCTTGTAAGGCTCTTTCTAAGGAAGGCATCAGAGTATGTATTACTCTTATGTTCTCTGAATCTCAGGCTATTCTTGCTGCTAACGCAGGTGCTTCCTTCGTTGCTCCTTTCGTAGGCAGAGTTGACGATATCGGTTGGGACGGACTTTCTTTAGTTTCCGGCATCCGTGAAATCTTTGATGCTCAGGGTATTGATGTTCAAATCGTTGCTGCTTCAACACGTCATCCCGTACACATCAACGAGCTTGCTAAATGCGGCTGTGATATCGCAACAGTTCCCTTCAAGATCATTATGCAGATGATCAATCATCCTCTTTCCAAGTCTGGTCTTGAAAAGTTTATGCAGGACCTTGCAACTCTTCCCAAGGCATAATTAAATATCAAATTAAAAGAAGTAGGGCTTATAGCTCTACTTCTTCTGATTTATCAATTGAATATATTATGCATTTGGTAACTTTTTTATTAAGTAACATTTCCAATGCGTATTTATAATATTTCAGTTGAATTGAATATTTTTCAGACAGCTCTTCTTTTGCAGAGCTGTTTTTTATTTTGTCGGATTTATAATCCACTATATATACCTCTTCACCCTTTTGGAAGAAGCAGTCTATTACACCTTGCAAAAGCACTGTTTCTTCTGTATCTTGAATAGTGGCATCGTATTCGCTTACAGGAAGAGGCGCTGTAAATCTATATTCCCTTTCAAGTGTATCGGCACTCAGCATTTTTTTATAAATATTACTGCTTAGAAAATCCATTATTTTATTTTTATCTATAGCTTCTTTTTCAATATCGTCTATTATATTTTTAAAATAAAGCTCTTCTATTTCTTTTTCTAAGCTTTGTATGCTATCATATTCCTTCAAGGGCAAATATTGAAGCACTCTATGAATTGCAGTACCTTTAGCTGCTGCTTGTATCTTCTTTTTTATTTCAAAATCGGGAATTCTAAATAAAGTATTTTTAAGCAATTTTTCGCTATCCTCATCGTTTTGCCTTGTTCCCTTAAGTTCAGAAACGCTTACCTTTATAGGAACCTTAGAAAGCTGTTCATAAGGATACTTATACTCGAGCCTTCGAGAAAGCTCTGAAACTACCTGAAACTTTTCTTGGCTCTTAACCTGTTCCTCAGCATATTCTTCTTTTATCTGGTCTACGTCTATTGAGTAAGCAATAAAATCAATACTGCTTTGATTTACTCCCTGCTCCCCTATTTTGTCAAGCAAACGCTGACTCTTTTTATCTCTTATAACAGCGGGCAAAATCCAATCAAAATAATTGCTTGCCCCTCTTATCTGAGTTAAGTCCATTCCGTTTTCACTGTTGTCGTAATGTTCCTTTAGTTTTTTTTCTGCGTTTTGTAAGGAGCCTACGACAATCAATTTTTCTCTTGCTCTTGTAAGTGCTACGTATAAAATTCTTTGTTCTTCAGCCAAGAGCTCATCTGCTTTTATTGTTTTAATAGTTTGCCTGGGAAGAGTTGTGTATTTAGTTACCAAAGAAGTATCTACCAAATAAAAGCCGAAGCCGTAATCCTTATGATATTGAAAAGGCTTATTTAAATCCTTGGTATTGAATTTTTTGCCCGCATCGGCAATTATACATACAGGATATTCCAAGCCCTTGGATTTATGAATAGTAGATACCATAACGCAATCGGTTTCAGGGGAAGGCTTTACCCCTGCCATATCGCTTTTTTTATCTTCAATCAGCCTGTCAATAAAGCTTATAAATCCGTAAAGGCCTTTAGCCCCATTTGCCTCATACAGCTTCGCCTGACGCAAAAGCTGATTTAAATTGTTTTGACGAATTTCTCCGCCTTCCATTCCGCCAAAAAGAGAAAAAATACCTGTTTCTGAATAAATTTGTGATAAAAGGCGGTAAACCGGAACCTGTCTTGACAGCTTTCTGAAACGTTCAATTGCCAAAAGAAAGCTTTTTGTTTTTGCGTTTTCATCCTTCTTTACTGCTTTAAAAAATACAGCATTAGGCTCAAGCACTCTGATTGCTGCCAATTCATCAGCGCTAAAGAAAAATGCGGGAGAACGCATTGTTGATATAAGAGATATATCGTCATAAGGATTATCTATTGCACGCATTATAGAAAGAGCTGTCAATACCTCATAAGAATCAAGATAAGATTCATTTTCCTCACAATATGCGCTGATTTTATACTTTTTCAGTTTATTTATAAAAATATCTCCGTTATCCTTTGTGCTTCTTAACAGCACAGCAAAATCGCTTGGCACGGCTTTTCTTATTTGTCCTGTATTTTTATCTGTAATTTCAAAGTCTTCCGTTAGCATTTTGTTTATTTTATAAGCTACAAAGGATGCTTCTTTTTCAATTCTTGAAAGCTCCTGCTCGTCATCATCGGAATAGGCTTTATCCTTACCGTCAATAACAACTATTTCAGCACTACACAAATCAGAGGAATCAAAAGCTTTGCCCTGATAAAGCTTTTCATCCTTATTATATAAAAATCCCGCAATTTCAGGAAGCATAATTTTTTCAAAAAGCAAGTTAGTAAAGTCAAGCACTTGATAACGGCTTCTGAAATTTTTGGAAAGATTTAAGGTTGTAGAAGTACTGTCTTTTAAAAAACCTTCATTTTTTCTTTTTAAAAAGATATCAGGACAAGCGTTTCTGAAGCCGTAAATGCTTTGCTTAACGTCGCCCACTAAAAACAGCTTCTTTGAATTGTCTGATATAGAGGTAAATATCAAGTCCTGTATCTCATTTGTATCCTGATACTCATCAATCATAATTTCGTCATACTGCTGTGAAAGATTAACTGCTAAATCAGTAGGGGTTTTGTCCTCATTTACGCAAAGCTTTAAAGCAAATTTTGAAATATCCGCAAAGGAATAAATATTTTGCTGCGTCTTCAATTCAAGCATTTTTTCTTCAAGCTCAAGCACTATATTGGAAAGTATATTTATAATAGGTACGTAGCTTTTTAAATCGTTTTTGAAGTCATTACTTTTAATATAAAAGCCCTCTATTGAGCTTAAAAACTCCTTCACGCAATTACGGTATGCTGTCATTTTAAGCTTTAAAGGATTTGAAGTAAATTTATTTTGGACTCTGTAAGCGGGAAATTTAATTGTAGTAGCCCACTTAACAAAGTCATCCCAGTTATGCGCTTTCAGGCTTTGCGCCATTTGTTCGAGAGTTTCTATTTCCTTATTTACAATTTCATATGTTTTATCATAAAGCTCGGGTTCATCGGAAAGGTTTATAAGAATATCGTTATATCCGTTTATATAAAAGCGTATTCCCTGCGAAAGATACTTTCCCATCTCCTGTCCCCATACCGTTGCTAAAAAGTCGTCTGAATAACTATAAAAGCTCTTGACTTTTTCAAACCATAGTTTTTCAAAGGGTATGGCTTCAATAAATTCACTTACCTCTGAGATAATATTCTCTATTGATACATCAGTATTTTCTTTTGAAAAAACATCTGCAAACCTTAAAAATTCTTCTTTTTCCTCTTCTCTTTCATACATTTCGTCCACAAGCTCTTGAATAAGCTTGCTTTTTAAAAGCTTTAATTCCACTTCGTCTGCAATACGAAAATCAGGAGAAATGCCAAGCAAGTGAAAGTTGTTTTTTACTAAATGGCTATAAAAGGAGTCTATTGTTGATATTTGCGCCTTTCTTATAAGTAAAGACTGTCTTTGCAAATGGCGGTTGTCGGGGTCCTGTGCCAATGCTTTTTTTATAGCCTGAGAAATTCTGTCTCTCATTTCTCTTGCGGCTTTTATTGTAAAGGTAACGATGAGCATTCGTTCAACAGAACAGCCGTTTAAAATCTTTTGAATTACTCGTTCAACAAGCACTGCCGTCTTTCCTGAGCCTGCCGCTGCATTTACAAGAATATTTCCGTCAGATATTTCAATTGCCTTTTTTTGTTCAGCTGTCCATTCCCTGCTCATCTGTCACTTCCTCCTCTCCTAAAATTTCATCCTTAGTCTTTTTTATATATGCTTTTGCCCTATTTCTTTTAGAATCATAGCCACAAATAGCCTTCATTTCACAGTATTTACACGCATCCTGCTCTTTAGTGCCTTTAATTGGGTTTATTTGAATATCGCCCTTGGTTATCTGAGAGCCTATTTTATATAGCTGATGCTCTATCTTTTGTTTAAGCTTAGAAAACTCTTCAAGAGTCGCAAGAGAAGACGAGCTTTTCTGCAAATCCCCTTCTTTTACGGGAATATACCGTTTATTCAAATCATTTTCCATAGCTCTCAGAATTTCAGCATCTGAAAGCAGCAAGCCGTTAGTACACTGCTCCTTAGTTCTCTTTTTGTCAAGCTCTTGCTCCGTTATTTCTCTTTTTACTTCAATAATATTTCTGCGAGCCGGATAATACAAAATACCTGCAGGCAAAAGCTCTGAATTGTATTTTTCTCCACCGTTTTGCCATATAGAAAACAGGTATAAAAGCATTTGTAAATTTAGTCCGTTTACTATATCCGATAAATTAAATACCTTCTTACCCGTCTTATAATCAACGACACGTATATATTTTACACCGTCTTTTTCGTATATATCTACTCTGTCTACAATTCCCGTCAGCATTATACTTCCGCCGCCGTCAAGCTCTATTGTTATAGGCTTTATCTGTGATTTTTCGTTTATAGGCAATTCAAAATCTACAGGCTTAAACTGACTTTGTATAAACTCATCTCTCAAACTGATAATGAGCGCTGTCAGCGTTTCGGAAACTTTTCGATAAATGTACTTAAATCTTGCGTTGTTCTCCGTTCCTATCTTTTCTGTGAGGTAATCCTTACATATCTTTGCGCAAAGCTTTTTAATTTGCTCATCTGAAAGCTTTTCTATTCCGCCCTCCTTAGCTGCTGTACTTACCGCAATTTCCAAAGCATTATGAACAAAAGTGCCTATCTGAGGCGCATTTAACTGCGCTCTTTGCTTTTTCTTAGCGCAAAGACCGTATTTACAAAAATATTTATAAGCACACTCTGAGTAGCTTTCAATTTTAGAAGCAGACATTCTGATATTTTTTCCAAACAGCTTCTCAATGTTTTTCTTTTCCTTAAGAAACTCGTCATTTCCAAAGCTGTTTATATTTTTCATTTGAAAATATCTGTCTGCATATTCGGGATTATTTGCAAAATATTCTTCAAGCTCAGGGATTTTTTCCTTTGATAAAGCAAGAATATCAAATGCAGGCGCCACACTTTGTATTCTTTCAGAGGTCTCTATGCTTGAAAAATCCTTTATTTTTAATGAAGGAAATGCATTTTCAATTGCTGAAATCATATAGGAAGGCATAGCTTCCTTTCCGTCAAGAGAAACTTTAAAATAGCTTACAAAGAGTTTTTCTCTTGCATAGGTTAACGCACGGTAGCATAAAAATCTTTCTTCGTATGTATAATCCTCCGTAGTTCTTGTAAGCTCGTACCCACATTCAGATAAACGTTTTCTGTCAATATCGGACAAAATACCGTCATCGGAAAAATCTTTTGGGAAAACTCCGTCATTTGCCCCCAAAACAAATACGACTTTTGGCTCATAGGCTCTTACTCTGTTTACATTAGCTATGGCTATTTCATCAAGAGATGTAGGTATTTTACCTATTGTAGTACCCGAAAAGGAAAGCTCAAGATACTCTTTAAAGCGTTCTAAGTCAATTTCATCGTCTTTTGATACATCAATCAGCTGTTCTAACAGCTCTACAAAAAGACTCCATAGCTGTTCTTGCTCCTGTGCAAGTTCAAACATTTCCCCTTCATTAAATTCCTTTGTCTGCTCATAAAGTCTTTGGGGAACATTGTATTTGCAAAGTATTTCGTATAATGCTTTTGCTATATTCAACGAGCTTTTCTCTTTTTTAACAGCGTTGCAAAACTCTTTAAGAGGGTTAATAAGAGCAAATCTTATCTTATTTACCTTTTCTAATTCTTCTTTGCCTTCCTCTGTAATCTCGGCAACAAAGCCGTCAGGATTGTATATCCAATTACCATCCTGTATCCATTTCCCGTAATTTATATTCCAAACGTAAACATATCCCTGCAAAAGACATATGTCCTCATAGTCAATATCAAGAAGACCTGATTTTAAGATAGACAATAGTCTATCTGTTTCAAAGCCGTATAAAGCTGTATTTATAATT from Oscillospiraceae bacterium carries:
- the addA gene encoding helicase-exonuclease AddAB subunit AddA, translated to MSREWTAEQKKAIEISDGNILVNAAAGSGKTAVLVERVIQKILNGCSVERMLIVTFTIKAAREMRDRISQAIKKALAQDPDNRHLQRQSLLIRKAQISTIDSFYSHLVKNNFHLLGISPDFRIADEVELKLLKSKLIQELVDEMYEREEEKEEFLRFADVFSKENTDVSIENIISEVSEFIEAIPFEKLWFEKVKSFYSYSDDFLATVWGQEMGKYLSQGIRFYINGYNDILINLSDEPELYDKTYEIVNKEIETLEQMAQSLKAHNWDDFVKWATTIKFPAYRVQNKFTSNPLKLKMTAYRNCVKEFLSSIEGFYIKSNDFKNDLKSYVPIINILSNIVLELEEKMLELKTQQNIYSFADISKFALKLCVNEDKTPTDLAVNLSQQYDEIMIDEYQDTNEIQDLIFTSISDNSKKLFLVGDVKQSIYGFRNACPDIFLKRKNEGFLKDSTSTTLNLSKNFRSRYQVLDFTNLLFEKIMLPEIAGFLYNKDEKLYQGKAFDSSDLCSAEIVVIDGKDKAYSDDDEQELSRIEKEASFVAYKINKMLTEDFEITDKNTGQIRKAVPSDFAVLLRSTKDNGDIFINKLKKYKISAYCEENESYLDSYEVLTALSIMRAIDNPYDDISLISTMRSPAFFFSADELAAIRVLEPNAVFFKAVKKDENAKTKSFLLAIERFRKLSRQVPVYRLLSQIYSETGIFSLFGGMEGGEIRQNNLNQLLRQAKLYEANGAKGLYGFISFIDRLIEDKKSDMAGVKPSPETDCVMVSTIHKSKGLEYPVCIIADAGKKFNTKDLNKPFQYHKDYGFGFYLVDTSLVTKYTTLPRQTIKTIKADELLAEEQRILYVALTRAREKLIVVGSLQNAEKKLKEHYDNSENGMDLTQIRGASNYFDWILPAVIRDKKSQRLLDKIGEQGVNQSSIDFIAYSIDVDQIKEEYAEEQVKSQEKFQVVSELSRRLEYKYPYEQLSKVPIKVSVSELKGTRQNDEDSEKLLKNTLFRIPDFEIKKKIQAAAKGTAIHRVLQYLPLKEYDSIQSLEKEIEELYFKNIIDDIEKEAIDKNKIMDFLSSNIYKKMLSADTLEREYRFTAPLPVSEYDATIQDTEETVLLQGVIDCFFQKGEEVYIVDYKSDKIKNSSAKEELSEKYSIQLKYYKYALEMLLNKKVTKCIIYSIDKSEEVEL
- a CDS encoding lipoate--protein ligase, whose product is MLLIKNDNTDPAFNLACEEYLLCTVKEPTFTLWQNKRSIIVGKNQNTLNEIDLQYVKENDISVIRRLTGGGAVFHDLGNINYTYIEPSQSGNFNNYSYFTNDLIDYLKTLNVNAELSGRNDLLIDGKKFCGNAQCIKNNNIMHHGCILYSADLSTLTNALKVNPAKIQSKGIKSVSSRVTNVIDHMKNKLSAFDFLNGFESFVAQRHGYTPIYLSEAEKAEIQALADSKYSSWDWNFGNSPDYNFKACKKFDFGLIEIYLEIENGIITKAKIGGDFFGKKDIFIIENEIIGKKHAINELTKALEKYKIDEYISGCSNATLLTLLIN
- the fsa gene encoding fructose-6-phosphate aldolase, with translation MRLFIDTANIEEIKTANALGVISGVTTNPSIIAREGKKYESAIDDITEIMTDGYIFAEVTALDAPTMVEEGKKLASLNDRMIIKIPMCEEGLKACKALSKEGIRVCITLMFSESQAILAANAGASFVAPFVGRVDDIGWDGLSLVSGIREIFDAQGIDVQIVAASTRHPVHINELAKCGCDIATVPFKIIMQMINHPLSKSGLEKFMQDLATLPKA